The DNA sequence tttttaattttaagaatattttaattcagtCAGTTAAGCAATCCGGAAACAAAGCGGCAAATTATTTAGTTTGTCTATTTGTTTTTCAACCTGGTCGCATGATCAATTGGGGGTTTGTCTCGATTGAGTCTTTTTCATGTTATTAATGAAATCTACTATAAACTTGGCCAAAAAAAATGACTCGAATATTATAATTGACAAGCTTTTTTTGCCCGTGCTACACACACGGGTATTGACTCTCTGattttttatcaacttaacCTATACTTTCCGTCGTGATTAACCCCAAATCTAACGGGTAATCGGCACAGTCAAACAATTTATTATGAGTTTTAAGTTATTAAATTTTACGTGTTTgttagcattttggcccgtgctacgcacacggtatgattttttgtttttctatctagttaacctatacattttttattaacaaacagtatgatattaGATATAAGTTATAAGGCAAcatatgtaagagtcaaaatactcgagttatgttattggcgatcagtacgttgtagatgttaaagataatatatacgaatgtcgattgaaaaaaataaaatcatgcaacagaaattataatgacacggactatataaatctttgtagttagaaacataaataattataaacttaactTGATTTTGTAGATTATAAAGTTTCtatccattccttaattataaaattaaggtgaatatgatGATGATAGAAtttcctcccgtccttaataaaaattgataaataggttaaaaaataattaatcttAAAGGAATACATAAACAAAGGAATACATgtgtagtcataattcagttacattactaaaactATATGCTAAAATTATTgcatatattgaaaattgataataaaaagatatgcgtgataaatatttataatggaatatattctttattgattttataacggaatatatttttcattagtatcattaatataagcaaatatttaatataataataatatttcatgtttcaaataaaaatttataagttcatgaatctattatgaatttataagtaaaaataataaaatatattaggtaattttttctaaaatatttataaaagacatgaaaattgtaataactatataattaaaatttctctgGGTCGCCTGACGGCGACCTctcgtatcttaaataaaataacaaaaaattataataaactgtatgtaaaaatttttattgttaagctatgtaaatgaaaatatgctcatttatcaaatttttatttaaacaaaaatatgttGAAAGCATTTTGGttcgtgctacgcacacgggtatgatttttttttttatccagTTAAcctatacatattttattaacaaacagtatgatatgagatataagttatgaaacgcaacgtatgtaagagtcaaaatactcgagttatatTCTTGGCGATCCGTACGTTGCTGATGTTAAAGATATGATAAGGGTGcttgatgaaaaaaattaatacatgTACGATTATTATTTATGAGATAtgttaataaataactaaaaaaatagaGTGCGAATTGATTTTATAAATGCTATACTTTAGAAAATGCATTGcacatttaaaacatataaattgtTATCATATTTACCAATTTTACAATGTAAAACACATATAAGAATTGTACTAATAAATTccaaatcaataaaataaaataaaatttgacaacatttgtttattatttgcaTATGAGTTATAACAGCCTTATTTAATGTATCCGAAAATTTAAGaagtctaatatataaaatcttacTAATCAGAagttaaaattgtggagtgaaaaaatactccattaatcggaaattataacaaaaagtcgatttgaaaattgaatataatgaaaataGAAACAACACAAATTATAGGAAAAAATATTGTAGtaataaatgctaaaataagtggaaatcaaattatatttgactACGTTTCCTTACTTGCTATGAGTTATAGCAGTCTATACTCATGTatcggaaaatataaaaatatatatatatatatatatatatatatatatatatatatatatatatatatataaaaacttcattatcaagagctaaaattgtggtgTTAAAAAGTGTACCATTGATTatgaattataacaaaaagtcttgatttggaaATTGAATGTTTTTATATGGAAACcactatatattatacaaaaaaggattgtaataataacggccaaaatcagttaaatcaaataaattttaactatttttccttatttacatatgggtTATAGCAGGCTAGACCCATGcatccaaaaatttaaaaagtcgAATATCtaaaaacttccttatcaagagctaaaatgaTGGAGtgaaaaaatattctattaatttgaaattacgacaaaaagtcttgatttgaaaattgaatacaaAGAACATGGAAACcggaaaaataaaattgaaaagcattttagtaattaatgtcaaaatcagtggcaattaaataaaatttgacttCCTTATTTGCATATGATCTATAATAGTCTAGATCCATGtatccgaatatttaaaaatataatatatataaaaacttccttattaagagctaaaattgtggagtaaaaaagactccattaatttgaaattataacaaaaagtctagatttgaaaattgacaTAGACCAATGCTAAGCGACAATCCCCTATGTGTAGGTCGTATACTTAAATAAAAGCCTCTCCAGCTTTCCAAACTTTCACGAAGTGGCTGCCTTAATCCAATATCAGGTGAATCAAATGAGCGTCCCACATGAGATACCTATTAAATAAAAGACACAAACTTATTACAAATTGTTGTATATCGCACAAATGATTCTTCATGAAGACGTTAACAACAATACAATCACGTCCAAGGCTTTCTAGAAAGCAAGACCAAGAGTGCTGTATCTTGAAAATAAATGTGTATGGAAACTTTACTCTAGTGTGGAAAtcaattatgaaattattttgtGATGCTTGAACCGATTTCACTCTAAGATCTTCATTCATTTCTTTTAACATTAATCTGAAACACAAATAGAGTTTGAAGAGATTAACATGTtaggaataaaaaatatattaaatgaatCAAACAACACAAAGAATTGAAGTTTAGTTTAGGCATTCTAACAAACATTTTATGACCTATGAATTATACTAaccataaattataaatcacacATGACAAactataataaaatcaaaagaaattgaatccaaaaaaattaaaagacaaTACACTAAGATTATTTTTTGCACGACATAAATCCCAACATGAAGAgttaaaaatgatgttaaaaaaatagttCCAAGTTCTATATCACAACACAAATCTTTCATTTGCTCGAAAGTGTTCGAAccttttctcaaattcctggaacttgaaatcaatagaaatcgTGAGGACAGATATCTCAACTTTTCTTTGTAGCAAATTATCAAGCAcgctaaatataaaataatgtacTGATTATGATACCTGCAGCGTTCAAACAACAAACTTCAGACCCGTTTGAGATTGGAACCAGGAAAAGTAACACTGTTTCAGAATCTGTCCGAGATCAGAGACGCGGTTGAAAAGCCATAAGACGCGGTTGGAGCCAGTAGAAACCATAATAGGTGTTAGCGTAGATCTCTACAATATATTATGCGGCAGGCGTCTTAAGCTAGAGTTAACAGATGTAACATTTGGACGATCGCATTCTTTGTGATTATCATATGGAAGATTTGGACATCTGTTATCTCCATTGTTAGAGTCATTAACACGAACACTATCAGGAAGGACTTTTTATCTGCATTCACAATATAACAGCCGGAAAATACAAAGCATATTTATCAACATGTTTTGGCTAAAAGCTTAAAATATACCAAACCGTGGATGTTGTCGAACAAACCATCAAATACCTGGTGCATgtgcttttttttattcttgaaAATTGTCTCAACACTTGGACCACGTCCCTTCCTTTTGGCACCTGTAAAAACAACATTTTACGATTATAATCGAGGATTTCGATGCTGCAACATAACCTACCATTGAAAGGACTGCAAAAGCTGTTGACGACGTTGAATCCGTCTCCATGCTAAAAAAACACGCCCACCGTTATCACTGCAATATAAAACAAATGTTACTACCAAACACTATGAAAATCGAGAGAGAAAAAATGATCAAGgggggtgtattggattaggattttaatagatttttttggattCTTGATAGCACATGGATTCTATGGGATTTTTAAAATCCATggattctttttcattttatatgaatttcatGTGGATTCTTTTTCATTCTACGTGGATTCTGTTGGATTTTAATATGTGGATTCTATGAGATTCTATGAGATTTTCCGCCTTTTattgaattctttttttttaaatcccaattgaatacttatttatttcaagaattcaaaataatttaattgaataCACATGACATTCATATATgtacagaataataataatataaaatataatattttattataaaaagacATACttgtcttttaaaaaaaaccatttatattagaaaatgctattaaaaataatatttaataagagAATAAATATCTAAGTTACTCATAAGTGCATGTGTTCTTCATCATTCTCCTCCTCGTTATCCCCTTCCTCCTTGTTATTCCCTTCCTCCTCGTTTGTAGTGGTGTTTCTTGGTCTATTATTCCACATCGCATTTGCAATGGTAGCTCTCCAGTTATTAGCTTCTTCCCGTTGTTGTTGTTGACTTAAAAGATTTGGTTCATAAACATGATCATCCATGTCCGAAAATTGGTCATCTGTACTTTCAACCGGAAATTCATCAGAGCGGCATTCTTTTCGAAGAAAGTTATGTAATCCGGCACAAGCTAATACCAACTCTGCTTGTGTTTGAAATGAAAATGGAGCTGCAACTTTAAATATCGTGAATCTTGACTTGAATACACCAAAAATTCTCTATCCACATTTCTTAGAGATGAATGACGAAGATTAAAAAGCTCATTTGCATTTCTTGGATGACGGCCTTCACCATCAAAATCTTTTAGATGATATCGGAAACCACGCAGAGGAGCTAAAAACTGACGACGATTAGCAAATCCACAATCCACAAGAAAATATTTTCTTGGAAATAAAGTTTATAATAAATAAGCCTgagatatataataaattaaacattatCTATATTAGACCAACGAATaatgatgtatatatataccttGGGGAAGTTCAAGCCCATTTCTTCTTGATAATGCATCATTTAACAATTTTGAATCATGTGCGGAACCTTCCCACCCACTAAGAACGTATATAAATTCCTAATCAAATTTGCAAGCAGCTAAAACATTTTGAGAATTAAAACCATGCCGATTACGGTAGCTACTTATTTCCCGACCTCGTACCATAGCTGGGATATGAGTTCCATCAACAGCACCAACACAgtcctaaaaaaatatttttcaaagaaaaaattagagtttcgaaatcaaatcaaatcatggTTAGACTAATAGATTACAATTAAAATAATACCTTAAAATAAGGATAAAATCTTGTACTCTCTGAAATTTTAGGAGAAACACCTCCAGGCTTTACCATCAATTGTGGTGCTATAGTGTTCAAAGCCTTCAGaactttattaaaatttgtaCTGGTTGCAAAGTGTGAGCGATTAAACCTTTGCCTAACATTACAATAGCGATCATTGTGTCCCACAATTAGTAGAAAGGTAGCTACCATTTCTTCAACAGATACAAATCTTGTATCTTCCAAAgaagctccttctcttatgatATTACACAGCTTGAGAAAGACATTAGGATACATTCGATGTAATTCACGAAAATTATGTGGATCTTCCTTCatcaaattatttacaaaatgatACCCGAGTCTCGTTACTGGCCGTCGTGTAAGAGAACGGTGGATAGGTTCATGTATCATGCTTAAATAATTTCTCAAGACATTCAAAATTGCATCAATAATCATCAGTAAATACTTAACCATCTCATAAAACTTCAGGAGAACCCGTCAGTGGCGAATTGTTTTGTTCAAACTCCTCAAGATCATAAGTCAAGTCATCAATGCACGTGTCTTGCACTTCACTAGCTTGTAATGTCCTTGCATCCGTAGCATTACCCAATCCGATCGAATTTTTACCAATTGCGACACCGCCTCCAACAGCAATTTGTAAGTCCTCGTAATCATCAGATACCCCATCGCGCAAGCTTTTATCTTTTGGATGAGCCTGTCCAAAATAACAATGTTACTCAAAATTGTTGGCCTACTATCATgcttatataaatatagatatgaGATGTGGATTCACCTTTAGGTAGTCATCCCATACTTCATTGGGAGCGGTAAACTTCTTTGAAATTGAGTCATAACCAAAACCAGAATTAAACTTCAAAAGAGTTGAATAAGCGATCCATCGGCCTTTAAACCATTTTAGTCGACTATAATAATGGTTATAAGTTTTATTACAGCCAAGTTTTGCGTTAAGCGCAGGAAGAATTCTATCTTCCACAATTTGTT is a window from the Daucus carota subsp. sativus chromosome 8, DH1 v3.0, whole genome shotgun sequence genome containing:
- the LOC135148423 gene encoding uncharacterized protein At2g29880-like; the protein is MDDVQDDVQIVKKRKGYGQWTQEESKALLEIMVDAANRGWRDNSGVFTKQIVEDRILPALNAKLGCNKTYNHYYSRLKWFKGRWIAYSTLLKFNSGFGYDSISKKFTAPNEVWDDYLKAHPKDKSLRDGVSDDYEDLQIAVGGGVAIGKNSIGLGNATDARTLQASEVQDTCIDDLTYDLEEFEQNNSPLTGSPEVL